From the Cohaesibacter sp. ES.047 genome, one window contains:
- a CDS encoding GPW/gp25 family protein produces MVQIDYLHWQHKVTLGANAAWGEIAVGLDDLHQAVRIIVLTPKRSVPTEPEKFCDALDYIDRPPAVAIPAIKRAVWDAITLWEPRIVLDGIEAEMVDLAHYAITISWHPVEGVLKEIQRTKVLLQEAA; encoded by the coding sequence ATGGTGCAAATCGATTATCTTCATTGGCAACATAAGGTCACTCTGGGCGCGAACGCCGCCTGGGGCGAGATTGCTGTCGGGCTGGATGATCTGCACCAGGCTGTGCGCATCATTGTGTTGACGCCAAAGCGCTCGGTGCCGACCGAGCCGGAGAAGTTCTGCGACGCCCTCGACTATATAGACCGTCCACCAGCCGTTGCCATTCCCGCCATCAAACGTGCTGTCTGGGATGCTATCACGCTCTGGGAGCCGCGTATTGTTCTCGACGGAATCGAAGCGGAGATGGTGGATTTAGCGCATTATGCGATCACCATCAGTTGGCATCCGGTTGAAGGCGTCCTGAAGGAAATCCAGCGGACCAAGGTTCTGTTGCAGGAGGCCGCGTGA
- a CDS encoding phage late control D family protein, with product MSQLAEPTVSLTINGIEVGSYFAPYLLDFTWADNLHGKADEIAVRLRDDSGLWRGAWRPDEGDLCDASIGYKGGLLMPCGAYQIDIPDASGSRGNDIVCFRATSAFPEKDQRTQKSKGSEKTDLKKIITETANNLGYTVSGDIEELKFDYKRQRRERDLSYIRRLAEDFGYFVAIKHRQLVFFKRKDLESQGPVKTFELSDPTPITRWRAKDQSSKTYKKAKVSYLDPTSKKIIKAEAEDASSKSGDVLKIDERVENEEQAEKLCKGRLAKANEDKRTASLSLVGDPTLVAGLVVALGPTFGRYAGNYLIHKAVHSIKRGNYITRLDLKGI from the coding sequence ATGAGCCAGCTTGCCGAACCGACTGTCTCGCTCACCATCAACGGCATTGAGGTTGGGTCTTATTTCGCGCCCTACCTTCTTGACTTCACCTGGGCCGACAATCTCCACGGCAAGGCCGATGAGATTGCCGTGCGCTTGCGGGATGACAGCGGCCTGTGGCGCGGTGCCTGGCGACCCGATGAGGGCGATCTGTGTGACGCGAGCATCGGCTACAAGGGCGGTCTTCTGATGCCCTGCGGGGCCTACCAGATCGATATTCCCGACGCTAGCGGCTCCCGTGGCAATGACATCGTCTGCTTCCGGGCGACATCAGCCTTTCCGGAAAAAGATCAGCGCACACAGAAGAGCAAGGGCTCAGAAAAGACCGATCTCAAGAAGATCATCACCGAGACCGCCAACAATCTTGGCTACACGGTCTCCGGCGACATCGAGGAGCTGAAGTTCGATTACAAGCGCCAACGGCGCGAGAGGGATCTCTCCTATATCAGACGGCTCGCCGAGGACTTCGGGTATTTCGTGGCGATCAAGCATCGCCAGTTGGTCTTTTTCAAGCGAAAGGATCTGGAAAGCCAAGGCCCCGTCAAAACGTTCGAGCTGAGTGACCCGACACCAATCACCCGTTGGCGGGCCAAGGACCAGTCTTCAAAGACTTACAAGAAAGCAAAGGTCTCCTATCTTGACCCTACCTCGAAAAAGATCATCAAGGCAGAAGCGGAGGATGCCAGCTCCAAATCCGGCGATGTCCTGAAGATCGATGAGCGGGTGGAAAATGAGGAACAGGCTGAAAAACTTTGTAAAGGACGGCTCGCCAAGGCAAACGAGGACAAGCGCACCGCCAGCCTTTCACTTGTTGGAGACCCCACACTGGTCGCAGGCCTCGTCGTGGCCCTCGGTCCGACCTTTGGCCGCTATGCAGGCAACTATCTCATTCACAAGGCCGTCCATTCCATCAAGCGCGGCAACTATATCACCAGACTAGACCTGAAAGGCATTTGA
- a CDS encoding phage tail protein has translation MGDRSVTRGIPLKAIPPGINDARTRALVGAFNAMASELDFTGLLMRTGDEIPDKALSCALHDFSLTEFVGPDGLPANLARKLIDDAWALHEQQGTDAGVKLGQNLLGIGVTIEHWWQKEPIGYHDTHTITLNLGDSDDPPTDPLGPEVQQSALKTIEATKRWSQDTDLVWRTRARMDLFAHAITQDLNRLRILPPIATELNGTMKMVMAGCASTGELVRIKPRQITAIHDAMSLAFGGSTSVGEVIRLYPPVASGLESQAPYHLALGVRPANPIVTILPEENA, from the coding sequence ATGGGTGATCGGTCTGTGACACGCGGCATTCCTCTCAAGGCCATCCCTCCGGGCATCAATGATGCCCGCACCCGTGCGTTGGTCGGGGCCTTTAACGCCATGGCCTCGGAGTTGGACTTCACCGGCCTCTTGATGCGCACTGGGGATGAGATCCCGGACAAGGCGTTAAGCTGTGCGCTCCATGACTTCTCCCTAACGGAGTTTGTCGGCCCGGACGGTTTGCCCGCCAATCTGGCCCGCAAGCTGATCGATGATGCGTGGGCTCTTCATGAACAGCAGGGCACGGATGCCGGGGTGAAGCTGGGGCAGAACCTTCTTGGCATCGGGGTCACCATCGAGCACTGGTGGCAGAAGGAGCCGATTGGATATCACGACACCCACACCATCACCCTCAATCTGGGGGACAGTGACGATCCTCCTACCGACCCTCTGGGACCGGAAGTGCAGCAATCTGCGCTGAAGACCATTGAAGCGACCAAACGCTGGAGCCAGGACACCGATCTGGTCTGGCGGACCCGTGCCCGCATGGACCTGTTCGCTCATGCCATCACCCAGGATCTCAATCGACTTAGAATTCTGCCGCCAATCGCGACGGAACTAAACGGCACCATGAAGATGGTGATGGCGGGCTGCGCCTCGACCGGTGAATTGGTCCGGATCAAGCCAAGGCAAATCACCGCGATCCATGACGCCATGTCGCTGGCCTTTGGTGGCTCGACATCGGTCGGTGAAGTGATCCGTCTTTATCCTCCCGTAGCTTCGGGCCTTGAAAGCCAAGCGCCCTATCATCTCGCTCTCGGGGTCCGTCCGGCCAATCCGATTGTCACCATCCTGCCCGAGGAGAATGCATGA
- a CDS encoding tail protein X has product MTEVVKTGDYLEHLTVAGDRWDLLAWDYYSDASKDNLIIDENRNLYLSTLDPIPALLPPGLSLRIPVIEQSTLDDSQLPPWKRRQKD; this is encoded by the coding sequence ATGACTGAGGTCGTTAAAACCGGAGACTATCTCGAACATTTAACGGTCGCTGGAGATCGCTGGGATTTACTCGCCTGGGATTATTACAGCGATGCCAGCAAGGACAATCTGATCATCGACGAGAACCGGAATCTCTATCTTTCCACTCTTGATCCCATTCCTGCCCTTCTCCCACCAGGTCTCTCACTTCGCATCCCTGTCATCGAACAATCAACGCTCGATGACAGCCAGCTACCGCCGTGGAAGCGACGCCAAAAGGACTGA
- a CDS encoding phage tail protein → MTVYAYLGDFTLGQSNAMSGPKSDSQTWGNTIHEHKVVRGKPVPQYAGEELDKRTLEFFFDESFCDPQTEYARLKAARSSGSVMPFTSGHGDYDGTHYQITSISPVIEKTTSGGRIVRLSASIELLEVPSFALSLRSAVSAVATAASAIINPLTRKS, encoded by the coding sequence ATGACGGTGTATGCCTATCTCGGTGACTTCACGCTTGGACAGAGCAATGCCATGTCTGGCCCCAAATCCGATAGTCAGACTTGGGGCAACACCATCCATGAGCACAAGGTGGTGCGAGGCAAGCCGGTGCCGCAATATGCCGGTGAGGAGCTGGACAAGCGAACGCTCGAATTCTTCTTTGATGAAAGCTTCTGCGATCCGCAAACAGAATATGCCCGCCTCAAGGCTGCCCGCTCTTCCGGCTCGGTGATGCCGTTTACCTCCGGACATGGGGACTACGACGGCACCCATTACCAGATCACCTCCATCTCTCCGGTCATCGAGAAAACCACTTCGGGCGGGCGCATTGTTCGTCTGTCCGCCAGCATCGAGCTGCTGGAGGTTCCCTCCTTTGCTTTGTCTCTGCGTTCTGCGGTTTCTGCGGTTGCAACAGCGGCCTCAGCCATCATCAACCCGTTGACCAGGAAAAGCTAA
- a CDS encoding phage major tail tube protein produces the protein MADYRRYGQSVQSEVYLEDNSLVGIAKGFQLPAIKWKTVTIETLGQVAVYEPPSRVLEALNGSLTMSFFEPELMGDFFNPTKSQKLQFHQYVDVSNEDGYDAERSFTRISILTMRFTGYEHQEVSLGENEEVPLDFSCSRLVQRIHDSDKTLLEIDVFGNKAGNSSGAFWS, from the coding sequence ATGGCAGATTATCGTCGTTACGGCCAATCGGTTCAGTCCGAGGTCTATCTGGAAGACAACAGCCTTGTTGGCATCGCCAAGGGTTTCCAGCTTCCGGCCATCAAATGGAAAACCGTGACCATCGAAACCCTCGGCCAGGTGGCGGTCTATGAACCGCCGTCCCGTGTTCTGGAAGCCCTCAATGGTTCGCTGACCATGAGCTTCTTTGAGCCGGAGCTGATGGGGGATTTCTTCAACCCGACCAAGTCGCAGAAACTGCAATTCCATCAATATGTCGATGTCAGCAATGAAGACGGCTATGACGCGGAACGCTCCTTCACCCGGATTTCCATCCTGACCATGCGCTTCACGGGCTATGAGCATCAGGAAGTCAGCCTTGGCGAGAATGAAGAGGTCCCGCTCGACTTTTCCTGCTCGCGTCTCGTCCAGCGCATTCATGACAGCGACAAGACCTTGCTTGAGATTGATGTCTTCGGCAACAAGGCAGGGAACAGTTCCGGCGCTTTCTGGAGCTGA
- a CDS encoding SGNH/GDSL hydrolase family protein encodes MPRIAPLFLLLSALLFVGGCDFSPAPKPKTCFLVGDSIGVGLSWYLKTCPASAKVGLSSNAVLKRTEPADVLIVSAGSNDPDNKRLEANLKAIRDKSGAATVIWIEPRHKRASAIVRKIAQRNGDLVIFFKAGKDKVHPRSYKRLARDVAQSLKGLL; translated from the coding sequence ATGCCTAGAATCGCCCCTCTCTTTCTTCTTCTATCTGCGCTCCTGTTCGTCGGTGGTTGTGATTTTTCCCCTGCACCAAAACCAAAAACGTGCTTTCTCGTCGGTGATAGCATCGGCGTTGGTCTGTCCTGGTATCTCAAAACCTGTCCAGCCTCCGCCAAGGTTGGGCTATCCTCCAACGCGGTTCTCAAGCGCACTGAACCAGCCGATGTGCTCATTGTCTCGGCGGGCTCCAACGACCCAGACAACAAACGGCTTGAGGCCAACCTCAAAGCCATTCGGGACAAAAGCGGCGCGGCGACTGTCATCTGGATCGAACCGCGTCACAAAAGAGCATCTGCCATCGTGCGCAAGATTGCCCAACGGAACGGGGATTTGGTGATCTTTTTCAAGGCAGGCAAGGACAAGGTCCACCCCAGATCCTACAAACGCTTGGCGCGTGATGTGGCTCAGTCGCTCAAGGGATTGCTGTAA
- a CDS encoding tape measure protein: MTMRLGIVADFTDRASKRMAKLLRANKKLEKANKAQGKLAKQQAAQTKAQTAAQGKFASQVERSSRLMSVLKATASGVASGIGAASAAMLRFTGTISRAIRRIFSLKAALSRVSKGVDMMKTGAGKIARGVMVAGGLALGATALAGGAANAVIGPAAQMEKYQTILETTTGSAAKAKEAMAWVTDFAVRTPYELQDVMGSFVQLRNYGLEPTNGLLKTLGDTSAAMGKPIMQAVEAMADAVTGENERLKEFGIKARKAGKYFYYEYTQNGVTKVAKALASDRAAIQKTLSGIFDAKYSGAMEKLSQTWEGMLSNLSDMWFKFRLMIAESGLFDFAKEKLRGLLDLINKMEADGSLKVWAKEIGDNIIATLQAAWTFGLQLFDIIKQVGSWLKFAADALGGWNRLVGVFIALPLLGTIAGIITGFAQLAAGLMLVGSGIAALSLPVMAIIAGVAAVASAAYLIYDNWDGIVDWFSSLWTGIVDYASAAWDWFKTNMSWHPLALIANNWGEISAWFSAFWDRLKNTADMGWQAVKTLFDWSPLGLIINNWSEITQWVGSFWDDLKVRVSAGWETIKSTFTVDWASLLSTGLPEAVQRIIDTFSNINLFHVGVKILKSLWDGMLSLVDQMVSSISSKLSSMMPTLPSWLGGGKTEAVQQRASGGAFNRGPLLVGEKGPELSYANRSGFIAHHDQLQQMAALSDRIRQGTATAALAASVATASPAIAASAPVAASPSVSALHASGNTSGASTAQSGHTFHIQFSPTVTVGEGASISREEIMDLLNEQADELVDLVKRKMDEDGRLDF, translated from the coding sequence ATGACCATGCGCCTTGGCATTGTTGCAGACTTTACCGACCGTGCGTCCAAACGCATGGCAAAGCTGCTGCGTGCCAACAAGAAGCTGGAAAAGGCCAACAAGGCACAGGGCAAACTGGCCAAGCAACAGGCTGCTCAAACGAAAGCGCAGACTGCTGCCCAGGGAAAGTTTGCTTCTCAGGTAGAGCGATCCAGCCGGTTGATGTCGGTGCTCAAGGCGACGGCGTCAGGAGTGGCGTCTGGCATCGGCGCGGCCAGTGCTGCCATGTTGCGCTTCACCGGCACTATCTCGCGCGCCATTCGCAGGATCTTCAGTCTCAAGGCAGCACTCTCCCGCGTCAGCAAGGGCGTGGACATGATGAAGACAGGGGCTGGCAAGATTGCACGCGGGGTCATGGTGGCCGGTGGGCTTGCCCTTGGCGCAACCGCGCTTGCTGGTGGGGCTGCCAATGCGGTCATTGGTCCGGCTGCCCAGATGGAGAAATACCAGACCATTCTGGAAACCACCACCGGCTCCGCCGCCAAGGCTAAGGAAGCCATGGCATGGGTGACGGACTTTGCCGTTAGAACTCCCTATGAGCTGCAGGATGTCATGGGCAGCTTTGTGCAGCTGCGCAATTACGGTCTTGAGCCAACCAATGGCCTTCTCAAGACCCTTGGCGATACTTCCGCTGCCATGGGCAAGCCCATCATGCAGGCGGTCGAGGCTATGGCCGATGCGGTCACCGGGGAGAATGAGCGGCTGAAGGAATTCGGCATCAAGGCCCGTAAGGCGGGCAAATACTTCTATTACGAATACACCCAAAATGGCGTGACCAAGGTCGCAAAGGCTCTGGCCTCTGACCGGGCTGCCATTCAAAAGACCCTCTCCGGTATCTTCGATGCCAAATATTCCGGTGCGATGGAGAAGCTCTCCCAGACATGGGAAGGCATGTTGTCCAACCTTTCGGACATGTGGTTCAAATTCCGTCTGATGATTGCCGAGAGCGGCCTCTTCGACTTTGCCAAGGAAAAGCTGCGCGGTCTGCTTGATCTCATCAACAAGATGGAAGCGGATGGCTCCTTGAAGGTCTGGGCCAAGGAGATCGGCGACAACATCATTGCGACCCTGCAGGCAGCATGGACCTTCGGCCTTCAGCTTTTCGACATCATCAAGCAGGTTGGTTCATGGCTCAAATTCGCCGCCGATGCCCTTGGTGGTTGGAACCGGCTCGTTGGGGTGTTTATCGCTCTGCCTCTGCTCGGAACCATTGCCGGTATCATAACCGGCTTTGCCCAACTCGCTGCTGGCTTGATGCTGGTCGGGTCCGGCATTGCGGCCTTGTCCTTGCCTGTTATGGCGATCATTGCCGGTGTGGCGGCCGTCGCGTCAGCCGCCTATCTCATCTATGACAATTGGGACGGCATCGTGGACTGGTTCAGCAGCCTCTGGACCGGGATTGTCGATTATGCCAGCGCGGCATGGGACTGGTTCAAAACCAATATGTCCTGGCATCCGCTTGCCCTGATTGCAAACAATTGGGGCGAGATCTCCGCATGGTTTTCAGCATTCTGGGACCGGCTCAAAAACACCGCCGATATGGGCTGGCAGGCTGTCAAAACGCTATTCGACTGGTCTCCCCTTGGTCTCATCATCAACAACTGGTCTGAGATTACTCAATGGGTTGGCTCTTTCTGGGACGACCTAAAGGTCCGAGTGTCAGCAGGCTGGGAAACCATAAAATCAACCTTCACTGTTGACTGGGCAAGCCTCCTTTCAACCGGCCTTCCTGAAGCCGTCCAGCGCATCATAGACACCTTCTCGAACATCAACCTGTTCCACGTGGGCGTAAAGATCCTCAAGAGCCTTTGGGATGGCATGTTGTCTCTGGTTGACCAGATGGTTTCCAGTATCAGCAGCAAGCTCTCCTCCATGATGCCGACACTTCCCTCTTGGCTGGGTGGCGGCAAGACCGAGGCCGTTCAGCAGCGAGCCTCCGGTGGAGCCTTTAACCGTGGCCCACTGCTGGTGGGCGAGAAGGGGCCAGAGCTCAGCTATGCCAACCGCAGTGGCTTCATCGCCCATCATGACCAACTCCAGCAAATGGCGGCCCTGTCAGACCGGATCCGACAGGGCACAGCAACGGCTGCTCTTGCCGCATCCGTTGCCACGGCCTCACCAGCCATTGCGGCATCCGCTCCGGTTGCCGCGTCACCCAGCGTTTCGGCCCTGCATGCGAGCGGGAACACTTCCGGCGCGTCTACGGCGCAAAGCGGGCATACCTTCCATATCCAGTTTTCTCCGACCGTAACGGTGGGTGAAGGCGCATCCATCAGCCGAGAAGAAATCATGGATCTACTCAATGAGCAGGCAGACGAGCTGGTGGATTTGGTCAAGCGCAAAATGGACGAGGATGGAAGGCTCGATTTCTGA
- a CDS encoding phage tail protein — MTTYSTRLTNAGAIALNEAITGDTAVALEVLAVGDANGADYVPDGSEAALINEQHRLPLASIIPHPANANWLVLEAVLPPDVGGWWIREVGVFDDNGDLFAIANFPPTYKALAADGSASNLTIQIVLQVSDTNALTLSVDAGEGYATPALIEAAYPWATEAEAADEATEHKVVDPKRLAHVLALLDAAPRDELQALSDAVDLALQGKADSNHNHDGQYYSEDEVDNLLSGKSDTSHSHSEYLTTSGKAADSDKLNGLRASEIGGGKYLGLKTLSSSGTHTLAAGTKHVFVMAFGGGGGTNRRGGFDIKGGDGGKVAFWLAVDGTLSVTIGAAGSSTTGPWATAGTGGTTKVAGVNLTGGTGAFSGNSNESGGSGTNGKVSSTSRIVNTNFYLEGTNYGKGANKSHYAGKGAVILYQFG; from the coding sequence ATGACAACCTATTCAACGCGCCTGACCAATGCCGGGGCAATTGCCCTCAATGAGGCAATCACAGGCGACACCGCCGTCGCTTTGGAGGTGCTGGCGGTTGGCGATGCCAACGGCGCGGACTATGTGCCTGACGGCAGCGAAGCCGCCCTTATCAACGAACAGCACCGCCTACCACTGGCCTCGATTATTCCTCATCCTGCGAATGCGAACTGGCTGGTTCTGGAAGCGGTTTTGCCGCCCGATGTTGGTGGCTGGTGGATCCGCGAGGTTGGTGTCTTTGATGACAATGGCGACCTGTTTGCCATTGCCAATTTCCCGCCAACCTACAAGGCCCTGGCAGCCGATGGTTCAGCATCGAACTTGACCATCCAGATTGTTCTACAAGTCAGCGACACCAATGCCCTGACCTTATCGGTCGATGCGGGCGAAGGCTATGCCACTCCGGCATTGATCGAAGCCGCCTATCCTTGGGCGACTGAGGCTGAAGCCGCAGATGAGGCAACCGAACACAAGGTTGTCGATCCAAAGCGACTGGCTCATGTTCTGGCCCTTCTTGATGCAGCCCCGCGAGACGAGCTGCAAGCCTTGTCAGATGCGGTCGATCTGGCTTTGCAAGGCAAGGCGGACAGCAACCACAATCACGACGGCCAGTATTACTCCGAGGATGAGGTCGACAATCTTCTATCTGGAAAGTCAGACACATCACACAGCCACTCGGAGTATCTGACCACCTCAGGCAAAGCCGCTGACTCTGACAAGCTCAATGGGCTTCGCGCCAGCGAAATAGGTGGCGGTAAATACCTAGGGCTGAAGACTCTATCTTCCTCTGGGACTCATACATTGGCAGCAGGCACTAAACACGTCTTCGTGATGGCCTTCGGAGGCGGTGGGGGCACCAACCGGCGAGGTGGCTTTGATATTAAAGGTGGGGACGGTGGAAAGGTGGCTTTCTGGTTGGCAGTCGATGGAACACTTTCCGTGACCATTGGTGCGGCAGGGTCCAGTACAACAGGTCCTTGGGCTACGGCGGGGACAGGCGGTACCACAAAGGTAGCTGGCGTCAACCTGACGGGTGGTACAGGTGCCTTCTCGGGTAACTCAAACGAAAGCGGAGGCAGCGGCACCAACGGTAAGGTGTCGAGCACGTCGCGGATCGTGAATACCAACTTCTACCTCGAAGGTACAAACTACGGCAAAGGTGCAAACAAAAGTCACTACGCTGGTAAGGGTGCAGTCATTCTGTATCAGTTTGGATAA
- a CDS encoding baseplate J/gp47 family protein yields the protein MSSGLIKAYSAEELIARGAPQCFTVTSSQWKEKLVNWFETDADGPQRKLYPAQYEQILIDLLSYGFALLGQEGQNASKQRWLLFAEGKHLDVVAANNSTYRLKAAAATCELEITLDAALVEDFYLAAGTLVTGGKFSFVTDEQALIEAGALSARVGATATETGEAANGLMTGQINAFQSFQEGVSVVNVTDTEGGADEEGDASIRMRAAYAHDRISKAGPKESYRQQVLAYSSAIIAVAVVRPEPGHIWIYVLLEDGVPSEDYCARVADWLDPEGKRPQGDDVSVFPAEAVSFTISGTALITGNATTAKSELESDLGDASGIWQRALGPYLALSALTVVARNNANLVDIDLVVSGLQDRQLEPHQFGVVTDIDLTMEVVDG from the coding sequence ATGTCCTCCGGCCTCATCAAAGCCTATAGCGCTGAAGAGCTGATCGCCCGTGGTGCGCCGCAATGTTTCACGGTCACGTCCTCCCAATGGAAAGAAAAGCTTGTCAACTGGTTCGAGACGGACGCTGACGGCCCTCAGCGCAAGCTCTATCCGGCTCAATATGAGCAGATCCTCATTGACCTTCTGTCCTATGGCTTCGCGCTGCTCGGGCAGGAAGGGCAAAATGCCTCAAAGCAGCGCTGGCTGCTGTTCGCCGAGGGCAAGCATCTTGATGTCGTCGCGGCCAACAATTCCACCTACCGCCTGAAGGCAGCCGCCGCTACCTGCGAGCTGGAAATCACCCTCGACGCGGCGCTGGTTGAAGATTTCTATTTGGCTGCGGGCACGCTGGTGACCGGTGGCAAATTCAGCTTCGTGACCGATGAGCAGGCTCTGATCGAAGCCGGGGCATTGTCCGCCAGGGTCGGTGCAACTGCGACCGAGACGGGCGAAGCCGCCAATGGCCTGATGACTGGGCAGATCAACGCCTTCCAGTCGTTTCAGGAAGGGGTGTCGGTGGTGAATGTCACCGACACCGAGGGCGGGGCCGATGAAGAGGGGGATGCCAGCATTCGCATGCGAGCCGCCTATGCCCATGATCGCATCTCCAAGGCGGGGCCGAAGGAAAGCTATCGCCAGCAGGTTCTGGCCTATAGCTCGGCCATCATCGCGGTGGCCGTCGTGCGCCCGGAACCGGGGCATATCTGGATTTATGTGTTGCTGGAAGATGGAGTGCCGTCCGAGGATTATTGCGCCCGTGTTGCCGACTGGCTCGATCCGGAAGGCAAACGCCCGCAAGGGGACGATGTTTCTGTCTTTCCGGCAGAGGCGGTGAGCTTCACCATCAGCGGCACGGCTCTCATCACCGGCAATGCCACCACGGCAAAGAGCGAGCTGGAAAGCGACCTTGGGGATGCATCCGGCATCTGGCAGCGGGCGCTGGGGCCGTATCTGGCCTTGTCGGCCCTCACAGTGGTTGCCCGCAACAACGCCAATCTCGTGGACATCGACCTCGTGGTCTCCGGCCTTCAAGACCGACAACTGGAGCCGCATCAGTTTGGCGTGGTCACCGATATCGATCTGACGATGGAGGTGGTCGATGGGTGA
- a CDS encoding phage baseplate assembly protein V has translation MTERFRNNEKNSPYRRGTVKEINEGRIRVTFSDEDETDSFWLNANQSGTGANKSWSMPNVGEQVNCLIDWDGEDGCVLGSCWNKEDSAPSDDPGVEHIVDESGLEIIRDRKSGNITIRNAASVRVEGNDLVVSAETHLGGDGGKAVARIGDHVLVSSGSSAGLWPIVEGSSKVFAVD, from the coding sequence ATGACCGAACGTTTCCGCAACAACGAGAAGAATTCGCCATACCGGCGCGGCACCGTCAAGGAAATCAATGAGGGCCGGATCCGCGTCACCTTCTCCGATGAAGACGAAACCGACAGCTTCTGGCTCAATGCCAATCAGTCTGGCACTGGAGCCAACAAGAGCTGGTCCATGCCCAATGTCGGCGAACAGGTCAATTGCCTCATCGACTGGGATGGCGAAGATGGCTGCGTCCTTGGCTCTTGCTGGAACAAGGAAGACAGCGCTCCGAGCGATGATCCCGGTGTTGAGCATATTGTCGATGAAAGCGGCCTTGAAATCATCCGAGATCGAAAGAGCGGGAATATCACGATCCGGAATGCCGCATCCGTTCGCGTTGAAGGCAATGATCTCGTTGTTTCTGCCGAGACCCATCTTGGTGGAGATGGCGGTAAGGCGGTCGCCCGTATCGGGGATCATGTCCTGGTCAGCAGCGGTTCCAGTGCAGGGCTATGGCCTATTGTCGAAGGATCCTCAAAGGTGTTTGCGGTGGATTGA
- a CDS encoding phage tail protein, with translation MSERKYGAEIVTVDDGGTTVTELKAATALLVGTAPIQEVHVTPEARAAYINKKILIRRRSDIESYFGPVRDCYTIPTALHQMFDQEGTQGIGTICVVNVFDPDTHVDGESNPDPSQVTNLDIIGAFDASGAPSGLQHAYACYQSFGWFPKLLLTPGFSTQTGVRAAMESIANKVRARFFLDAPLGVTSQQVIEARGDTGEFDWQISSRRAVGCWPYMKFVNLDSTSLTAGEAVPLWYSPVLAAIWLRYIVEVGYHHSPSNRSIICEEPAQEVLYIPGDFTSDVQELRANGVVTCEERHGKGPHTAGNRSLAWPTDTNMRNFLHVQLIEDVMHEAVLHFLDQWKDRNGSPANLELIEDRINAYGIGKTTGKDPALSGFRFAFDRQKTTTATVAEGHYYWTLEWAPVGVMEWLTVNDWINTDMLGDPLGLSTSDTSSAVA, from the coding sequence ATGAGTGAGCGTAAGTATGGCGCAGAGATCGTCACTGTCGATGATGGCGGAACCACCGTCACCGAACTGAAGGCCGCAACGGCGTTGCTTGTCGGGACGGCACCTATTCAAGAAGTTCATGTCACACCCGAGGCTCGGGCAGCCTATATCAACAAAAAGATCCTCATTCGGCGTCGTTCAGATATCGAAAGCTATTTCGGTCCGGTTCGCGATTGCTATACGATCCCCACGGCGCTGCATCAGATGTTCGATCAGGAAGGCACACAAGGGATCGGCACCATTTGCGTGGTCAATGTCTTTGACCCTGATACTCATGTGGACGGAGAGAGCAATCCCGATCCGAGCCAGGTCACCAACCTTGATATCATCGGCGCGTTCGATGCCTCAGGTGCCCCGTCCGGGCTGCAACATGCCTATGCCTGTTATCAGTCTTTCGGCTGGTTCCCCAAATTGCTACTTACGCCAGGCTTCTCCACCCAGACCGGGGTGCGAGCCGCGATGGAAAGCATCGCCAACAAGGTGCGTGCCCGCTTCTTCCTTGACGCACCGCTCGGTGTCACCTCTCAGCAGGTGATTGAAGCCCGTGGCGATACAGGGGAGTTTGACTGGCAGATCAGCTCGCGGCGTGCCGTTGGCTGCTGGCCCTATATGAAGTTCGTCAATCTTGACAGCACGTCCCTGACGGCAGGCGAAGCGGTGCCACTCTGGTATAGCCCGGTGCTGGCGGCCATCTGGCTGCGCTATATCGTTGAGGTCGGCTATCACCATAGCCCTTCCAACCGGTCCATCATCTGCGAAGAGCCGGCACAGGAAGTGCTCTATATTCCTGGCGACTTCACATCCGATGTGCAGGAGCTGCGGGCCAATGGGGTGGTGACGTGCGAAGAGCGCCACGGCAAGGGGCCGCACACAGCGGGCAACCGGTCGCTCGCCTGGCCGACCGATACCAATATGCGCAACTTCCTGCATGTGCAGTTGATCGAGGATGTCATGCACGAGGCCGTGCTGCATTTCCTGGACCAATGGAAAGACCGCAATGGCAGCCCAGCCAATCTTGAGCTGATCGAAGACCGCATCAATGCCTACGGGATTGGCAAGACCACGGGCAAGGATCCGGCTCTGTCCGGCTTCCGCTTTGCCTTTGATCGCCAGAAGACCACCACAGCCACCGTAGCCGAGGGCCACTATTACTGGACGCTCGAATGGGCACCCGTCGGCGTCATGGAATGGCTGACGGTCAATGACTGGATCAACACCGACATGCTCGGGGATCCGCTCGGTCTTTCTACCTCTGACACATCGTCCGCTGTAGCCTGA